One window of the Ureibacillus sp. FSL W7-1570 genome contains the following:
- a CDS encoding RNA polymerase sigma factor SigX, with protein sequence MKESIFHRLYDQYHQDVFQFLVYLVKDRSTAEDLSHEVYVRVLKSYERFQGRSSEKTWLFAIAKNVAIDYFRKKAVRSSRSYTAFDWEREQLVSPVKSPEAFIELNDELRHLLEALEKCTGDQQLVIILRYFQELSIAETAAILNWTEGKVKTTQHRAIKQLRELLSYKKEANQYES encoded by the coding sequence TTGAAAGAATCCATATTCCATCGACTGTATGATCAATATCATCAGGATGTGTTCCAATTTTTAGTGTATTTGGTAAAAGATCGATCGACAGCGGAAGACTTGTCCCATGAAGTGTATGTCCGGGTATTGAAGTCATATGAACGGTTTCAAGGGAGAAGCTCAGAAAAGACGTGGCTTTTTGCGATTGCGAAAAATGTCGCGATTGATTACTTCAGGAAAAAAGCTGTCCGCTCTTCCCGTTCATATACCGCTTTTGATTGGGAGAGGGAGCAGCTTGTATCCCCCGTAAAATCGCCTGAAGCCTTTATCGAATTGAATGATGAACTGAGGCATCTGTTGGAAGCGTTGGAAAAGTGTACCGGAGATCAGCAACTGGTGATCATTCTCCGCTATTTTCAGGAACTGTCCATTGCAGAAACGGCAGCAATACTCAATTGGACGGAAGGAAAAGTAAAAACGACACAACACCGTGCCATAAAGCAGCTAAGGGAATTGCTATCATATAAAAAGGAGGCGAATCAATATGAATCATGA